Below is a genomic region from Candidatus Eisenbacteria bacterium.
TAGAGGTCATCACGCCGAAGACGCTGGACGAGATCTACGGCACCCACGTGAGGTTCCATGTCCACGACCACCATTGAGTCGGCTCTGTTGCTCGTCGTGACGTCCGCGACAGCGGGATTGGTCGGCTCGTTCATCGTCATGCGCCGGATGGTCCTCGCCGCCGACGCGCTGTCGCACGTCGCGCTGCCGGGGATCGGCGTCGCATTGCTCCTCAAGATCCACCCGCTCG
It encodes:
- a CDS encoding metal ABC transporter permease — protein: MSTTTIESALLLVVTSATAGLVGSFIVMRRMVLAADALSHVALPGIGVALLLKIHPL